The Bordetella sp. FB-8 genome includes a window with the following:
- the ybaK gene encoding Cys-tRNA(Pro) deacylase — MSKTKHVCETPATQLLKQRKVAYAEHPYNYVDHGGTVESARQLGVHEHAVVKTLIMEDEDARPMVVLMHGDREVSTKNLARQIGAKKVAPCKPEVAQRHSGYQVGGTSPFGTRKRMPIWVEASVLDLPRIYINGGRRGYLVSIEPAALVDLLGARPVNAALE; from the coding sequence ATGAGCAAAACCAAGCACGTCTGCGAAACCCCCGCCACCCAGCTCCTCAAGCAGCGCAAGGTGGCCTACGCCGAGCATCCCTACAATTACGTCGATCACGGCGGTACGGTCGAATCGGCGCGCCAACTCGGTGTGCACGAGCATGCCGTGGTCAAGACCCTCATCATGGAAGACGAGGATGCCAGGCCCATGGTGGTGCTGATGCACGGCGACCGCGAGGTGTCCACCAAGAACCTCGCGCGCCAGATCGGCGCCAAGAAGGTCGCGCCCTGCAAGCCCGAGGTGGCGCAGCGTCATTCCGGTTATCAGGTGGGCGGCACTTCGCCCTTTGGCACCCGCAAGCGCATGCCCATCTGGGTCGAGGCCTCGGTGCTGGACTTGCCGCGCATTTACATCAACGGCGGGCGGCGCGGTTATCTGGTGAGCATCGAGCCGGCGGCGCTGGTCGACCTGCTGGGTGCCAGACCGGTGAACGCGGCGCTGGAATAG
- a CDS encoding thiamine pyrophosphate-binding protein, with product MTSIPNARLGGHILVDQLAAQGVKHVFCVPGESYLAVLDGLHDARIEVTVCRQEGGAAMMADAHGKLTGEPGVVMVTRGPGASNALAGVHVAKQDSTPLILFVGQIERGMREREAFQEMDYRAVFGTQAKWVTEIDQVERIPEIVSRAFHVATSGRPGPVVIALPEDMLTETAQVPDAPRYEVVETDPAPGQLTELARLLASAKAPVAILGGTRWNAQAVAQFAEFAKRHDLPVGVSFRRQMLFPADHPSFIGDVGLGINPALVERIRTSDLVLLMGGRLSEVPSQAYTLLDIPVPRQKLVHIHPDSGELNRVYRANLAINTSPIAFCAALAQFPAPIGRPAWAGSTEALHASYLNWSDPAPIRTPGKLQLGEVMQHLENTLPANAIMTNGAGNYATWLHRFHRFTRYATQLAPTSGSMGYGLPAAVGAKRVMPDRTVVCFAGDGCFMMHGQEFATAVQYGLAIIVLLIDNGMYGTIRMHQERHYPGRVSATGLQNPDFVAYAQAFGGHGERVETTEQFAPALERALASGKPAILHCLIDPEVISPSTTLEKIRAAALRG from the coding sequence ATGACTTCCATCCCCAACGCCCGCCTGGGCGGACACATCCTGGTCGACCAATTGGCGGCGCAGGGCGTCAAGCACGTGTTCTGCGTGCCGGGCGAGAGCTATCTGGCCGTACTGGACGGCCTGCACGACGCGCGCATCGAGGTGACCGTCTGCCGCCAGGAAGGCGGCGCGGCCATGATGGCCGACGCGCACGGCAAGCTCACCGGCGAACCCGGGGTGGTGATGGTCACGCGCGGCCCGGGCGCGTCCAACGCCCTGGCCGGCGTGCACGTGGCCAAGCAGGACTCCACGCCGCTCATTCTGTTCGTGGGCCAGATCGAGCGCGGCATGCGCGAGCGCGAAGCCTTCCAGGAAATGGACTACCGCGCCGTGTTCGGCACGCAGGCCAAGTGGGTCACCGAGATCGACCAGGTCGAGCGCATTCCCGAGATCGTCTCGCGCGCCTTCCACGTGGCCACCTCGGGCCGCCCCGGCCCGGTGGTGATCGCCCTGCCCGAAGACATGCTGACCGAAACCGCGCAGGTGCCCGATGCGCCGCGCTACGAAGTCGTCGAGACCGATCCGGCCCCCGGCCAGCTGACCGAGCTGGCCCGCCTTCTGGCCAGCGCCAAGGCGCCGGTGGCCATCCTGGGCGGCACGCGCTGGAACGCGCAGGCCGTGGCGCAGTTCGCCGAGTTCGCCAAACGCCATGACCTACCCGTGGGCGTGTCCTTCCGGCGCCAGATGCTCTTCCCGGCCGACCACCCCTCGTTCATCGGCGACGTGGGCCTGGGCATCAACCCGGCGCTGGTCGAACGCATCAGGACCTCCGATCTGGTGCTGCTGATGGGCGGGCGCCTCTCTGAAGTCCCCAGCCAGGCCTATACGCTGCTGGACATCCCCGTGCCCCGGCAAAAGCTGGTTCACATCCACCCCGACAGCGGCGAGCTCAACCGCGTGTACCGGGCGAACCTGGCCATCAATACCTCGCCGATCGCCTTCTGCGCAGCCCTGGCGCAGTTCCCAGCCCCCATCGGCCGTCCGGCCTGGGCCGGCAGCACCGAAGCCCTGCACGCTTCCTACCTGAACTGGAGCGACCCGGCGCCCATCCGCACGCCGGGCAAGCTGCAGCTCGGTGAAGTGATGCAGCACTTGGAAAACACGCTGCCCGCGAACGCCATCATGACCAACGGCGCCGGCAACTACGCCACCTGGCTGCATCGCTTTCACCGCTTCACACGCTACGCCACGCAACTCGCGCCCACCTCCGGGTCCATGGGCTACGGCCTGCCGGCCGCCGTGGGCGCCAAGCGGGTCATGCCCGACAGAACCGTGGTCTGCTTCGCCGGCGACGGCTGCTTCATGATGCACGGGCAGGAATTCGCCACCGCAGTGCAGTACGGCCTGGCCATCATTGTGCTGCTGATCGACAACGGCATGTACGGCACCATCCGCATGCACCAGGAGCGCCACTATCCGGGCCGCGTCTCGGCCACCGGCCTGCAGAACCCCGATTTCGTCGCCTACGCGCAGGCCTTCGGCGGGCACGGCGAGCGCGTCGAAACCACCGAACAGTTCGCCCCGGCCCTGGAACGCGCCCTGGCCAGCGGCAAGCCGGCCATCCTGCATTGCCTGATCGACCCCGAAGTCATCAGCCCGTCCACGACGCTGGAGAAGATCCGCGCCGCGGCGCTGAGGGGTTGA
- a CDS encoding DJ-1/PfpI family protein, whose protein sequence is MSKNLLMLVGDYAEDYETMVPFQTLLAVGHAVHAVCPDKKAGDSIATAIHDFEGAQTYSEKRGHNFALNFDFAKVDPAAYDGLVIPGGRAPEYLRLNERVLEIVRHFDQAGKPIAAVCHGAQLLAAAGILKGRTCSAYPACAPEVRLAGGTYADIAIDQAHTDGNLVTAPAWPAHPAWLAQFLKVLGTRIAH, encoded by the coding sequence ATGAGCAAGAATTTGTTGATGTTGGTGGGCGACTACGCCGAAGATTACGAAACCATGGTGCCCTTCCAGACGCTGCTGGCGGTGGGGCATGCCGTGCATGCGGTATGTCCAGACAAAAAGGCGGGCGACAGCATCGCCACCGCCATCCATGATTTCGAAGGCGCGCAGACCTACAGCGAAAAGCGCGGCCACAACTTCGCGCTGAACTTCGACTTCGCCAAGGTCGATCCGGCCGCCTACGACGGCCTGGTGATCCCCGGTGGCCGGGCGCCCGAATACCTGCGCCTGAACGAACGCGTGCTGGAAATCGTGCGTCACTTCGACCAGGCCGGCAAGCCCATCGCGGCCGTGTGCCACGGCGCGCAGCTGCTTGCCGCGGCGGGCATCCTGAAGGGCCGCACCTGTTCGGCCTATCCGGCCTGCGCGCCTGAGGTGCGGCTGGCGGGCGGCACGTACGCCGATATCGCCATCGACCAGGCCCATACCGACGGCAATCTGGTGACCGCTCCGGCCTGGCCCGCGCATCCGGCCTGGCTGGCGCAGTTTCTCAAGGTGTTGGGCACGCGCATCGCGCATTGA
- a CDS encoding histone deacetylase family protein, with amino-acid sequence MKTYFHDDQKLHHPQTYFSRGKMRTPQEIPARLDGLVGAARKLGFAVSAPADQGAGPISAVHTLDYLRFLESAHRNWTQLPEDWGDEVMPTIFVREPNALRGMLAQAGRYLADGSCPVGPKTWQSAYWSAQCAVAAAQDLLAGERQAYALCRPPGHHARRDAAGGFCYLNNAAIAAQHLTARYPKVVVLDTDMHHGQGTQEIFYERNDVLYVSIHGDPENFYPAVAGFENERGAGAGYGYNVNLPMPHGSPESVFFDKLDQACTAIELFQPDALVLSLGFDIFEKDPQAKVSVSEGGFERLGRAVGALKLPTLIVQEGGYYIEALESNACRFFDGLAA; translated from the coding sequence ATGAAGACCTATTTTCACGACGATCAGAAACTGCATCACCCACAGACCTATTTCTCGCGCGGCAAGATGCGCACGCCGCAGGAAATTCCCGCCCGGCTGGACGGCCTGGTGGGCGCGGCCCGCAAGCTGGGCTTTGCCGTAAGCGCGCCGGCCGACCAGGGCGCCGGCCCGATCTCGGCCGTGCACACGCTGGACTACCTGCGTTTTCTGGAAAGCGCCCACCGCAACTGGACGCAGTTGCCCGAGGACTGGGGCGACGAGGTCATGCCCACTATTTTCGTGCGCGAGCCCAACGCCCTGCGGGGCATGCTGGCGCAGGCTGGCCGCTATCTGGCCGACGGCAGTTGCCCGGTCGGTCCCAAGACCTGGCAATCGGCTTATTGGTCGGCCCAGTGCGCCGTCGCCGCCGCCCAGGACCTGTTGGCCGGCGAACGCCAGGCCTATGCGCTGTGCCGCCCGCCCGGCCACCATGCCCGGCGCGATGCGGCCGGCGGTTTCTGCTACTTGAACAATGCGGCCATCGCCGCGCAGCACCTGACCGCCAGGTATCCGAAGGTCGTCGTCCTCGATACCGACATGCATCACGGCCAAGGCACCCAGGAAATCTTCTACGAGCGCAACGACGTGCTGTACGTCTCGATCCACGGCGACCCGGAGAATTTCTACCCGGCGGTGGCCGGCTTCGAGAACGAGCGCGGCGCGGGCGCGGGCTACGGCTACAACGTCAACCTGCCCATGCCGCACGGCTCGCCCGAGTCGGTCTTCTTCGATAAGCTGGACCAGGCCTGCACCGCCATCGAACTGTTTCAGCCCGACGCGCTGGTGCTGTCGCTGGGATTCGACATCTTCGAGAAAGACCCGCAGGCCAAGGTCTCGGTCAGCGAAGGCGGCTTCGAGCGACTGGGCCGCGCGGTCGGCGCCCTAAAGCTGCCGACCTTGATCGTGCAGGAAGGCGGCTACTACATCGAGGCGCTGGAATCGAACGCCTGCCGGTTCTTCGACGGCCTGGCTGCCTGA
- a CDS encoding DUF1345 domain-containing protein, with amino-acid sequence MTLYPQVLRNRPIMASALAAGVLCAALLPLPTRPAARVLIGWDCAIWLYLAMIWIRMATANHHKVRAIAVREDESATGVLVVVSLATVASIAAIAFELATVKGMGLRAELGHYTVTVATMFGAWFMIPTIFTLHYARLYYGSPADNRALRFPDRELEPNYWDFLYFSFTLAVASQTADVALASRSARRVVLAQSILSFYFNLAVLGLSINVAAGLLG; translated from the coding sequence ATGACGCTTTATCCGCAGGTGCTGCGCAACCGGCCGATCATGGCCTCGGCGCTCGCGGCGGGCGTGCTGTGCGCCGCGCTGCTGCCGTTGCCGACACGGCCTGCCGCGCGCGTGTTGATCGGATGGGATTGCGCGATCTGGCTGTATCTCGCAATGATATGGATACGCATGGCCACTGCGAATCATCACAAGGTGCGCGCGATCGCGGTCCGTGAGGATGAGAGTGCGACCGGCGTGCTGGTGGTCGTCAGTTTGGCGACGGTGGCCAGCATCGCCGCCATCGCCTTCGAGCTTGCAACCGTGAAGGGCATGGGTCTGCGCGCCGAGCTTGGCCATTACACGGTGACGGTCGCGACCATGTTCGGCGCGTGGTTCATGATCCCGACGATCTTCACGTTGCATTACGCGCGGCTCTACTATGGTTCGCCCGCCGACAACCGCGCGCTGCGTTTTCCCGATCGCGAGCTCGAACCCAACTACTGGGACTTTCTTTATTTTTCCTTCACGCTCGCCGTGGCTTCGCAGACCGCCGACGTGGCGCTTGCCAGCCGCTCTGCGCGGCGCGTGGTGCTCGCGCAATCCATTCTTTCGTTTTACTTCAACCTGGCCGTGCTGGGACTGTCGATCAACGTCGCGGCGGGGCTGCTGGGCTGA
- a CDS encoding DMT family transporter: protein MEKTSSGWISGFIGVTIFAGSLPATRLAVAGFNPTFLTCARASIAALLGLLLLLALKQPRPKPADLPSLALSALGCVIGFPLLTALALQHITSAHSIVFVGILPLCTAVFAVLRGGERPRPLFWLFSILGAAIVAGYAAIGGGGNSLQGDWLMLAAVIVCGMGYAEGARLSRVLGGWQVISWALVLSLPLMLLIALLTWPASFQHVPESAWIGLAYVSLFSMLIGFVFWYRGLAQGGIAAVGQLQLLQPFMGLGLAALILHEQVNWTMLLVTLGAVVCVAAAKKYAR, encoded by the coding sequence ATGGAAAAAACAAGCAGCGGCTGGATCAGCGGCTTTATCGGCGTGACGATATTCGCCGGTTCGCTGCCGGCCACCCGATTGGCGGTCGCCGGGTTCAATCCGACCTTCCTGACCTGCGCGCGTGCGAGCATTGCGGCCTTGCTGGGGTTGCTGCTGCTGCTGGCGCTCAAGCAGCCCCGTCCCAAGCCGGCCGATTTGCCGTCCCTCGCACTCTCGGCGCTGGGCTGCGTGATCGGTTTTCCGCTGCTCACGGCACTGGCGCTGCAGCACATCACCTCGGCGCACTCGATTGTGTTCGTGGGCATACTGCCGCTGTGCACTGCTGTTTTTGCCGTATTGCGCGGCGGGGAGCGCCCCAGGCCGCTGTTCTGGCTATTCTCGATCCTGGGTGCCGCCATTGTCGCGGGCTACGCCGCCATAGGGGGCGGGGGAAATTCTCTGCAGGGGGATTGGCTGATGCTGGCCGCTGTCATCGTGTGCGGCATGGGGTACGCGGAGGGCGCGCGACTTTCCCGTGTTTTGGGTGGATGGCAGGTCATCAGCTGGGCGTTGGTGCTGTCGCTGCCTCTCATGCTGCTGATCGCGCTGCTGACCTGGCCCGCCTCCTTCCAGCACGTGCCCGAATCGGCGTGGATCGGCCTGGCCTATGTTTCGCTCTTTAGCATGCTGATCGGCTTTGTGTTCTGGTATCGCGGCCTGGCGCAGGGCGGCATCGCGGCGGTCGGACAGCTGCAGCTGCTTCAGCCCTTCATGGGCTTGGGCCTTGCCGCCCTGATCCTGCACGAACAGGTGAATTGGACGATGTTGCTGGTGACCCTTGGCGCGGTGGTCTGCGTCGCAGCGGCGAAGAAGTACGCCAGGTGA
- a CDS encoding PLP-dependent aminotransferase family protein, protein MKQHSTRIRAVMAQIQSRIAARVYMPGARLPSVRAQAQAMRLSVSTVVEAYARLAAEGVIASRPGAGFYVVGPAAPLALAQIGPRLDREVDPLWISRQSLEADAAVLKPGCGWMPASWLYEAGVRRALRQLARSGTTELVEYATPLGHPALRQFLARRMLSTGIEAAAEQIMLTDSGTQAIDLICRFLLEPGDTVLVDDPCYFNFHALLRAHRVRAVGVPYTPSGPDVERFGAALQAHSPRLYITNSGIHNPTSATLSPVVAHRLLKLAESSNLVIVEDDIFADFETSPAPRLAAFDGLSRVIQIGSFSKTISAAMRCGYVAARPDWIESLVDLKIATTFGGARLAADIVLAALTDSGYRKHMETVRLRLTQQREKTIARLEAMGIQPWLVPQAGMFLWCRLPEGKDAANLSRLCLKEGVVLAPGNAFSQSRSAGDFLRFNVSQSTDERIFAVLAHALAA, encoded by the coding sequence ATGAAGCAACACAGCACGCGAATCCGTGCGGTGATGGCGCAAATCCAGTCCAGAATCGCCGCGCGCGTCTACATGCCGGGGGCCCGCCTGCCCTCAGTGCGGGCGCAGGCGCAGGCCATGCGGCTTTCGGTCTCGACCGTAGTGGAAGCCTATGCGCGGCTGGCCGCCGAAGGGGTCATCGCTTCGCGCCCGGGGGCCGGGTTCTATGTCGTGGGTCCTGCCGCGCCGCTGGCGCTGGCGCAGATCGGCCCCCGGCTCGACAGAGAAGTCGACCCGCTATGGATCTCACGCCAGTCGCTGGAGGCCGATGCCGCCGTGCTCAAGCCTGGGTGCGGCTGGATGCCCGCATCGTGGCTGTATGAGGCGGGCGTGCGCCGCGCCCTGCGCCAGCTGGCGCGATCCGGCACGACGGAACTGGTCGAATACGCCACGCCGCTGGGCCATCCCGCGCTGCGCCAATTCCTTGCCCGCAGAATGCTGTCCACCGGCATCGAGGCGGCTGCCGAGCAAATCATGCTCACCGACTCGGGCACGCAGGCAATAGACCTGATCTGCCGCTTTCTGCTGGAACCGGGCGACACCGTGCTGGTGGACGACCCTTGCTACTTCAATTTCCACGCCTTGCTCCGCGCGCACCGCGTGCGGGCAGTAGGCGTGCCCTATACGCCCAGCGGTCCGGACGTGGAACGGTTCGGCGCCGCGTTGCAGGCGCACTCGCCGCGGCTCTACATCACCAACTCCGGCATCCACAACCCGACCAGCGCCACCCTGTCGCCCGTAGTCGCGCATCGACTGCTCAAGCTGGCGGAGAGTTCGAATCTGGTGATCGTCGAGGACGACATCTTCGCTGACTTCGAGACCAGTCCCGCCCCCAGGCTTGCCGCCTTCGACGGCCTGTCGCGCGTGATCCAGATCGGCAGTTTCTCCAAGACGATTTCGGCCGCGATGCGCTGCGGCTATGTCGCGGCGCGGCCCGACTGGATCGAGAGCCTGGTCGACCTGAAGATCGCCACCACCTTCGGCGGCGCACGCCTGGCCGCCGACATCGTGCTGGCCGCGCTGACCGACAGCGGCTATCGCAAGCACATGGAAACCGTGCGGCTGCGGCTGACGCAGCAAAGAGAAAAGACCATCGCGCGACTGGAAGCGATGGGCATCCAGCCCTGGCTCGTGCCCCAGGCGGGCATGTTCCTGTGGTGCCGCCTGCCCGAAGGCAAGGACGCGGCCAATCTGTCCCGCCTGTGCCTGAAGGAGGGCGTGGTGCTGGCGCCGGGCAATGCGTTCAGCCAGTCGCGCAGCGCCGGCGATTTTCTGCGCTTTAATGTGAGCCAATCGACCGACGAACGGATCTTCGCCGTGTTGGCGCATGCGCTGGCCGCATAA
- a CDS encoding acyl-CoA dehydrogenase, translating into MSDSPSFNWQDPLLLDQQLTEEERMVRDAAAAYAQDKLAPRVLEAFRHEKTDPAIFSEMGELGLLGPTIPAEYGGSGLNYVSYGLIAREVERVDSGYRSMMSVQSSLVMVPINEFGSEEQKRKYLPKLARGEWIGCFGLTEPNHGSDPNGMETRAVKVDGGYKLTGNKMWITNSPIATVFVVWAKCVGGEHDGKIRGFILEKGMKGLSAPAIHGKVGLRASITGEIVMDEVEVDQAQMMPKVSGLRGPFTCLNSARYGIAWGALGAAEFCWHTARQYTMDRKQFGRPLAQNQLIQKKLADMQTEITLALQGCLRLGRMKDEGTAAVEITSIMKRNSCGKSLDIARLARDMLGGNGISDEFGVARHLVNLEVVNTYEGTHDVHALILGRAQTGLQAFF; encoded by the coding sequence ATGTCCGACAGCCCCTCTTTCAACTGGCAAGACCCCCTGCTGCTGGACCAACAGCTGACCGAAGAAGAGCGCATGGTGCGCGATGCCGCGGCGGCCTATGCCCAGGACAAGCTCGCGCCGCGCGTGCTCGAAGCCTTCCGCCACGAAAAGACCGACCCGGCCATCTTCTCCGAAATGGGCGAGCTGGGCCTGCTGGGACCGACCATACCTGCCGAGTACGGCGGTTCGGGCCTGAACTACGTCAGCTACGGCCTGATCGCGCGCGAAGTCGAGCGCGTCGACTCCGGCTACCGCTCCATGATGAGCGTGCAGTCGTCCCTGGTGATGGTGCCCATCAACGAATTCGGCAGCGAAGAGCAAAAGCGCAAGTACCTGCCCAAGCTCGCCCGCGGCGAATGGATAGGCTGCTTCGGCCTGACCGAGCCCAACCACGGCTCCGATCCCAACGGCATGGAAACCCGCGCGGTCAAGGTCGACGGCGGCTACAAGCTCACCGGCAACAAAATGTGGATCACCAACTCGCCCATCGCCACCGTGTTCGTGGTGTGGGCCAAGTGTGTGGGCGGCGAACACGACGGCAAGATCCGCGGCTTCATCCTGGAAAAGGGCATGAAGGGCCTGTCGGCCCCGGCCATACACGGCAAGGTCGGCCTGCGCGCCTCGATCACCGGCGAGATCGTCATGGACGAGGTCGAGGTGGACCAAGCCCAGATGATGCCCAAGGTCAGCGGTCTGCGCGGCCCTTTCACCTGCCTGAACTCGGCCCGCTATGGCATTGCCTGGGGTGCGCTGGGCGCAGCTGAATTCTGCTGGCATACCGCCCGCCAATACACCATGGATCGCAAGCAATTCGGCCGTCCTCTGGCGCAGAACCAGCTGATCCAGAAGAAGCTGGCCGACATGCAGACCGAGATCACCCTGGCGCTGCAAGGCTGCCTGCGCCTGGGCCGCATGAAGGACGAGGGCACCGCCGCGGTGGAAATCACTTCCATCATGAAGCGCAACTCCTGCGGCAAGTCCCTGGACATCGCCCGACTGGCGCGCGACATGCTGGGCGGCAACGGCATCTCGGACGAATTCGGCGTGGCGCGCCACCTGGTCAACCTGGAAGTGGTCAATACCTACGAAGGCACCCACGACGTGCATGCGTTGATCCTGGGCCGTGCGCAGACGGGCTTGCAAGCGTTTTTCTGA
- the xerD gene encoding site-specific tyrosine recombinase XerD: MSKDKNSSPSSASVLAAQADIDAFIDAIWLEDGLAANSLAAYRRDLAAFAAWLEAPAQSRLPAALALTQAETAHIESWFASRHAQSRPATANRRLAALRRFYAWALREHRSARDPCLTLVAAKQPPRLPKTLSEAQVEALLRAPDVDTARGLRDRAMLETIYATGLRVSELVGLRALEVSLNEGVVRVVLGKGGKDRLVPLGAEAAHWIDRYSRQARPELTGAKVSDALFVTARAQAMTRQAFWQIVKKYAAQADIHAPLSPHVLRHAFATHLLNHGADLRVVQMLLGHADISTTQIYTHVARERLKALHAAHHPRG, from the coding sequence ATGAGCAAGGACAAGAATTCTTCCCCTTCTTCAGCCTCGGTCTTGGCCGCGCAGGCCGACATCGACGCCTTTATCGACGCGATCTGGCTGGAAGACGGCCTGGCCGCCAATTCGCTGGCCGCGTACCGCCGCGACCTCGCCGCCTTTGCCGCCTGGCTGGAAGCACCTGCGCAGAGCCGCCTGCCGGCGGCCCTCGCGCTGACTCAGGCCGAGACCGCCCACATCGAATCCTGGTTCGCTTCGCGCCATGCGCAGAGCCGGCCCGCCACGGCCAACCGGCGCCTGGCCGCGCTGCGCCGCTTCTACGCCTGGGCACTGCGCGAGCACCGCAGTGCGCGTGATCCGTGCCTGACGCTGGTGGCGGCCAAGCAGCCGCCGCGCCTGCCCAAGACCTTGTCGGAAGCGCAGGTCGAAGCGCTGCTGCGAGCGCCGGACGTCGATACCGCGCGCGGCCTGCGCGACCGCGCCATGCTGGAGACGATCTACGCCACCGGCCTGCGCGTGTCCGAACTGGTGGGCCTGCGCGCGCTCGAAGTGAGTCTGAACGAAGGCGTGGTGCGCGTGGTGCTGGGCAAGGGCGGCAAGGATCGCCTGGTGCCGCTGGGCGCCGAAGCCGCGCACTGGATCGATCGCTACTCGCGTCAGGCGCGCCCTGAATTGACCGGCGCGAAGGTCAGCGATGCGCTCTTTGTCACGGCCCGCGCGCAGGCCATGACGCGCCAGGCTTTCTGGCAGATCGTCAAGAAATACGCCGCGCAGGCCGACATCCATGCGCCCTTGTCGCCGCACGTGCTGCGCCATGCCTTCGCCACGCACTTGCTCAACCACGGCGCCGATCTGCGCGTGGTGCAGATGCTGCTGGGGCACGCCGACATCTCCACCACGCAGATCTACACCCATGTGGCGCGCGAGCGCCTGAAGGCCCTGCACGCGGCGCATCATCCGCGCGGCTGA